tttgagtttattttatttgttaataataataaatattatttaatcatttttttctGAATCAGTATCTTCAAtgcatttgaatttgtttaggGAActagaggtttttttttcctgtatTTTCTTGTAATGATTTATTAATAATTCATATATGCTTATATGTGTCTCACTCATTTTCAAGACAAAGTAGAGGAGTTTCCATAAACTGGTGTATGAATGGTGAGTATGTATACCTCGAAACTCAAATTgacaacaaatttttaattttccattATGATAGTTCCTTAGGATGAGGCCTATTTTTCATCATTAGTGTAGGTTACTTCTGGTTTCAATTTCCttgagttttggtttttttcttttttagttttaacaAGCTCTAACATGGGGAAAAGGAGAACACGAGGGCCCACCCGTAACCTTAAACTAGCCCAAATTCCAATTGGGGAAAGATTTGAAATCAGCTGGAGGAACCGGAGAGCTGTAGGTGAAAGCTCCACGTTTTTCAAAGCAGAGTGTACAGCCCTTGTTAGGCAAACCCAGGACCTACCCCTTCAGGTCAAGTCATGGAAGGAAATCCCATTTGATATTAAAAAGAAGGCATTTGAACATATGTTGGTTAGTACAACAAAAGATTTTGAAGGAAGTAGTTCCCTTAAATCCTCATTTTCGCATgtttattttgtaatattcTTCATACATGTTCTCAGAAGCGTTTCAAAGTCGAAGATCACATGACATGGGTATTGGATCAGATTCATAGATCCTACCACAATTATCGGCATCACCTCAAGAAGATGTGGTATGAAACGTGTGAGACAACTGAGGAAGCACGGAAAAAAGTACCACCAAATGTTGCGGACGATGATTGGCAGTATCTTATAAACCTGTGGAGCTCACCTGAATGGCAGGTACCACAAAATGTTGcatatgaaagaaaatattgagGACGAAAGAAACTTTAcgttttttccaattttccaattttcctttCAGTTATCTCTACTCTGTTTTCTCCTTAGATTTTTATACATTCATGGTCTTCCTTGAATGCAGTCAATGAGTATGAAAAACAAGGAGAATGGTTCCAAAAATAACATAATCCACACATCTGGCTCCAAGAGTTTCTCGCAAATCCGCGAGGAAGAGGTATGACTATTCACTTCTtgagtaattttttattgtgtTTCTCATCATTCTTAGTTTTTTATGTTTGTCCCAtggtagagaaagaaaactgGAAATGACCCTGGACGTACCCTCCTATGGGAACTCACCCATGTGCGGCCTGATGGACTAGCTGCAAATCCAGCTTCACAGGAGGCATTGGTATATATTGATCCcgaaattaaattgaatatgCAAGCACACCTAATTTTCAGTTAATTTAATAGTATGCTTctcttaaaaatatatatagttttggttctctctctctctctctctctctctcttaagttttattttttttccattgtACCTATTGGTTCCATTTTCTGAATGCAGTCAAAGCTCAAGAAACTTTATACTCAAATATCTGCGGAGAACTCACAGATGACTGAAGATGAGATTTTTGTAAAGGTTTTTGGACCTGAGCGTTCGAGTCGGGTGCGTGGTTACGGGGATGGTGTAACCCCAAAAGAGTTGTGGGGCCcatcatcgtcatcatcatctACTGTTAATGAACTCAGAAGGCAACTTGAGGAATCAAACCAGCGACAAGAGGAGTCTGAACAAAGAAGTGCTGCTGAGGTACAGGGCTTGAAAGAGCAACTTGGTCGGGTTGAGGGTTTGCTATCAGCTCAAATGAATCGCTTTGAAGGTTTACTATTACAGTTGACGAGTCATATGCACTCCCCGGCCCAGATTGAGAGGCGTACTGAAATTTCACCC
The window above is part of the Prunus dulcis chromosome 1, ALMONDv2, whole genome shotgun sequence genome. Proteins encoded here:
- the LOC117613859 gene encoding uncharacterized protein LOC117613859, with product MRRKQACRGRGRPRKKPNVVSERLVSERVVSEKVVNEKEGAFLNFVSQNIERNDIGWNQSDDEDHNNEEFNPEMEIDSGNSSASSMGNDWSYRDQNVSSVDRTVQRLIKKYGEVNLQMENSSNKIDVAQTKPLQVFGSWSRFQHELEAPSHDPRCNKTELSASLSVIKRVMKMDAAVPFNIPVDPIALRLHDYFDVIDTPMDFGTICNHLENGTKYTNSEDVFKDVQYIWKNCCNYYNEGNFVLDLMKRVKEKFMTYWTAAGLCSKEPGTSSVLTSSNMGKRRTRGPTRNLKLAQIPIGERFEISWRNRRAVGESSTFFKAECTALVRQTQDLPLQVKSWKEIPFDIKKKAFEHMLKRFKVEDHMTWVLDQIHRSYHNYRHHLKKMWYETCETTEEARKKVPPNVADDDWQYLINLWSSPEWQSMSMKNKENGSKNNIIHTSGSKSFSQIREEERKKTGNDPGRTLLWELTHVRPDGLAANPASQEALSKLKKLYTQISAENSQMTEDEIFVKVFGPERSSRVRGYGDGVTPKELWGPSSSSSSTVNELRRQLEESNQRQEESEQRSAAEVQGLKEQLGRVEGLLSAQMNRFEGLLLQLTSHMHSPAQIERRTEISPSRNGRPRTTRPRR